The genomic interval actttttttttttttttgagataatctcTCTgttatctaggctggagtgcaatggcatgattatattttactgcagcctccagttcccggcctcaagcaatcctgcctcagtctcatgagtagttgggataacaggcatgagccagtttGGCTGCATGTTTTTGAAAATAGGTACCCACTCTTAAATCTGTTTTTCAGGCTCAGTAGTAGTGGTTTAACTTTTAAGATTTCCAGTAATTAGATAAATTACTTGAAGCACTCCTAATATTTTTTCGTATTTCAGACATTAAGTttcccagctatttatttttttactttcatgtTTTAATAACCCTCTATAACTTTAATTTCAGAATTGAAGCATTCTCCTTTAAGggataaaagtattttattttgatcaTTTATGGGGAAGTACCTCTAAAAGATGCATTATATATGTTCTTTCTTTGGTAGTTTAACTTTTTCCTATTGACTTAGGGTTATGAAATATCTATCATTCATTGTTTTGGGTGATTCTGCTATAGAGTACTAGAATGTAAGTTTCTACTCAAAGTGGTCCAAGAGTTTTagaattatgttttatttcttaagtacTACCCTCACTTGCagacattctttcttcttttaatttttatctctgcCCTGTAGGCGCCCAGcctatttgttgtttttctttgtggttagaAATTTCATGTCCAGATTTTATACAAATGAATTTTCAGTTCTGATTGCAGTGAATATTTTACTCatatagattttatttaattaattaatttattttgagatgaggtcttactctgtcacccggctggagtgcagtggcacgatctcggctcattgcaacctttccttcccaggttcaagcgattcttctgcctcagctgcctgagtagctgggactacaggcgcccgtcaccatgcccagctgattttttgtatttttagtagaggcggcgtttcaccaggttggccaggctggtcttgaactcctgacctcaagtgatccacccacctcggcctcccaaagtgctggtattacaggtgtgagccatcacacccagcctcacatagatttttaatgtgtttggtttctgatttatttttgagactcggatttgtttttttctttagggTTCTAATTCAGTCTTCAGATAACGGAAGTTAGGTAGCCATTTCTATGCTATTGGTAGTGGTTATTGTTTTCAAattgaaaacagctttattgttaAGACTGTAAAAGAATAATATGTCATTGTAAAATATCCAAACCATACAGAActttataaagaagaaagtaaaaattacttAGAATTTTCTCATGCAGAGATATGGCTGATCAAATTTTGGTAACCGTCCTTTTAAGTGATTCTATACCATACATATTGATGCTGAATTTTCTCTTTGTTATGAGACtagatttcagaatttttaagTGATGCTTAATGTATAATgattcatttataatttaaaattctttatcttttcatAACCATAGTATAcctaaatatattacatattaacgtaaacatattgaaataaattatatatagaacTGCaacttcatgatttttttctaagACCTGGATAATGGCAATGAGAGTAGCATTTTTAGAGATTTCAGAGGTAGAATCTGaggatggaaaagaatggcaGAATAAGACTAACTTTAAGGTATTTGCTTTTGAGTGACTGGTCATTGACAGAATTAGCCCATATTGGGGAAAACAGGATGATCAGCGCTCTCCTGTTAACGTTGTAGACAGTTGGGGGGCATTTATCTTGAAACATTATCTTGTAGTAATTTGCATTCACATTGATAGTAGAAGCTGACTGTTTTCTTTGGACAACTCTTTTTTTCAGGTTTCCTCAAGCATCTGCTTCCTACATATTACTACAATTTGCACAGTATGGAAATATCTTAAAACATGTGGtaaggtttaatttttttcagttcagAATTTTGACTAAAGAGGGATAAGTTGTGAATTGAGAGAaactttgcttttgaattttgtgggttttttttaaacttaatttttttttttttaagttttgatatAATACATCCTTTGAAGTCTGGAAGGCTGGAAGTTGCATAGTTTTTGATAAAAAGAGATATAGTGAGAAGATATGGAGAAGTTAGAGTTTGAAAATCCACCTCCTCTCACCTCCTTTCTTAAATAGTTTACAGTCTTAAAAAAGATAGATTATACCAAGTGTTATATTACTGTTTTCCAATTTGAGCTTCTTTTATTGGGGATAAAAGAAGTAGGAGGCAGTTCCTGAGCTTTTAGAGTTTTTAGAGCTTTAtaactctaaaatttaaaaaattatcttaccTTGTGCTACAAGTTATAAGTAACAAATCCTTTTTTGTTGCTAGAGATTGACTTAACTCCTATACAAAATCAAATTGagtagttttaaataattttatggcaAGTGTTGCTTTGATCTCTTTACAATAAACATTATATTTTGAGAAGTATTTTACTTTCAGAGAATATGTACATGTTGATTGTAGAGAATTGAGAGATTGTTGAAGCTGTTTTAAATACGATTTTTGTTGAACTTTACAGCTTTTTACAAGGCATCAAATACGGAATGGAAGTAAATTTATCTTCACATGTTCCTATTTTCTAGTAGATTTCATCAGAtgtagattttatatattttctattttaagagACAGTTTTATTCTTTGCAGATGTCTAATACAGGAAATTGGATGCATATTCGTTATCAATCTAAACTGCAGGCTCGGAAAGCCTTAAGCAAAGATGGGAGGATTTTTGGAGAATCCATCATGATTGGTGTAAAACCATGTATTGACAAAGTAAGTTATTGGTGATGTAAGCAAAGTAGCTTAATCTATATGAAGAGCACAAGACCAAGGATTGAAATTGGGTGGTTGTGTCACTTGGTTTCactgtgtctgttttttttaGTTTGTAAAATGTGATGATATTTATAGTACTCTTTGTGGTAAGCCAAAGGTATTTAATCATGGAGTTTAGAATTTAGAGGTAATCTGTCCTCACAGctcttcatttttcagataaagaaactgagagggcttaagtaacttgtccagagTTGTTAAAGGTGAGGCCTAGATTTTAGGTCTCTTGACTACTAATCCATTCTCTTTCTTGTGCAAAGCGATACCAGATTCTTTAAAGTACTTAAATGGAATGGTACTATTTCAGAATGAATTAGTTCACATTAATGTTAACTGATAGTTAACTTTTAAATGCCAAAggtttttgtttcaaaatatttgtttcaaactattttaaaattattctgtatATACTCATTAAATAGTACAGAGTACAATTTAAACTGTTCTTTGTGGCTTGTCAAATCATTGTGAACATTCTTTAAGTATATGTGAACTTGTACTACATTCCAGGCATTGTGCTTGGTGCTAGTATACACACATTAATGAACAAAGCAAGATGTGGTTCCTGTTCTTAAAATCTGTTATATCAGTGTAGTTATATAGTTATAATACTGTGCTGTAACAAATGTTTGCAGAGGCCAGAAGAATATTTGGGGTAACTAAGTGCTAAATAGCTTTGGAGTTTGATTCTTTCCAATCCAGGTTtccctaagaatttttttttgtccttgctgaTTTTTCATAGTGTTTTAGGAAATTCTTATTTTTGTGGTCTATAGTTGCATTGAGATTGTTTGAGGTCACTGAAGTGAGATTTCTGGCTGAGCATTCAATCTCAAATGCTACCTaagaagcaaatattttctcaagcCTAAAATTATTTGGAAGTTTAATTAGAGCAAATAAAGTATTTcatctttatcttttaattaaattttctaaGTAGGATGTAATACTGGATGATAGGTATTATGTTTATAAACAAAGgagttatttctttgtttctccagAGTGTTATGGAAAGCAGTGACAGATGTGCTTTATCATCTCCATCTTTAGCCTTTACACCACCAATCAAAACTCTAGGTACACCAACACAACCTGGAAGTACTCCTAGGATTTCTACCATGAGACCTCTTGCTACAGCATACAAAGCCTCTACTAGTGATTATCAGGTATTTTAAGGATTGGATAAAAAAAGATGTACTTTAATGGCTGAGTGCATAGCATGCTTAACTTTTTCATTGTATTGATTTGTATGCCGTTAAATGTTTCCTGAGGAGGCTATTACCTTGATGAAACCTTTacgctttaaaatttttctactttaaagtTAGCATGTTGGCCAATTGGAAAGTtatcatgaattaaaaaaaatttatttgccattcctttaaattttttgagagttgttttagctttttctaatttatatttgcATACATACGAAATGTATCCTGTGTGCATCTTTGACATGAGGGCACATTAAAACTCTATTAAATTGATGACTAAATTGATGGTATCCAAAGTGCAGAACCTTAGGTTGGAGTAGCTTTGGTTATTTAAATGAAGACATTGACCAACCtccagacagaaaaaaatttctcACTTCAAAAAAGCTTAAAGAAGTTAATTATGTTCTTTGAAGAATGGTAGAAGTATTATGACCTCATTCAGTATATTATTGTCTCCTACTGATTAGCCAAGTGTTTGAACTTAACCAGCTGCAGAAACAGGTCCTGAAACACAGAGTACATGAAACGCTTGTGCTTTAGTAGGGCAGAtagtggtagttctgttttttgaCTTCCTCTGAAATTTGGAGATTATTCtagaactgtttttttctttagtttctattactgtaattttaaatttcccaTTTTGT from Pongo abelii isolate AG06213 chromosome 11, NHGRI_mPonAbe1-v2.0_pri, whole genome shotgun sequence carries:
- the NUP35 gene encoding nucleoporin NUP35 isoform X3, encoding MNLIGCPHSLAYVPLPSSEPPVSRQSMFSPASIGQPRKTTLSPAQLDPFYTQGDSLTSEDHLDDSWVTVFGFPQASASYILLQFAQYGNILKHVMSNTGNWMHIRYQSKLQARKALSKDGRIFGESIMIGVKPCIDKSVMESSDRCALSSPSLAFTPPIKTLGTPTQPGSTPRISTMRPLATAYKASTSDYQVISDRQTPKKDESLVSKAMEYMFGW